GGCTCGCCCTGCGCGACGTCCACCGGCCGATCCTCGCCGTGCCGCACCGCGGGACCAGGGGTTTCCCGTACACCGTCGCCGAGGACGACCCGATCCAGTTCGAGGTCTTCGTGGCACCGCCCGCCGGCATCGCCACCTGGCACCTGGAGTTGCGGTGGACGTTCGGCGGGGAGGCGCACACGACGCGGCTGCCGGCCGGCGCCGGCACGTTCCGCAGTGGTGCCGGTCCCGCCTACTGCGCGGAGACCGTCGTCGAGGCGGTCCGGTCGCCGCGGCGTTGCCGGTGACTCCCGGGCCGGTCAGGCCGGCGTCCAGTACGGGTCACGGCCGATGAAGGCGATCATCCTGGTCTGCACGTCGGCGTCGTCCGGGACGGGCACCCGCGGGCCGTACTGACCGGAGGCGCGCAGCATCGCGTCGGCCGGCTCCAGGCCGGACAGCATGGTGGCGCACTCGCCGGTGTCCAGCCGGTCGTCCTGGGCGGTGGCGCGGGCCAGGTCCCAGGTGTGCATGAAGACGTCCGAGGTGTAGAAGCGGTCGATCGCCTGGTCCAGCGGCAGGGCGCCGATGTGCGGGTTGTCCAGCCGGCGGTGCGGCGTCGCCGGGTCGTCGAGCAGCTCCTGCACCGCCGCGGTGTGGTGCCGCCAGGCCGCGACCGGGTCGTCGTCGACGCGGGGCCCGGCCGGCAGCGTGACGCCGGCGCCGGAGTCGAGGAAGCCGGGCAGCCACTCGACGAGATGCCGCACGACGTCGCGGGCGGTCCACTCGGCGACCGGGGACGGGCCGTCCCAGTGCTTGGCGCCCTCCACCCGGGAGGTGAACCCGGCGGCGATCTGGCGGTGCCGCTCGGCGGGCGGTAGATCGGAGTACGACATCGAGGCATCCTTTCAACCGATTAGTTGAAAATCAGCTTAGCCGGTCGGCCGGGCGGGTCAAGGAGCGTTTCGCGCGGGCGGCCTGGCCGTCGCGGCTGACCCCCGCCCCGCGAGCCGGTGACCCGGCGCCGGGCGGCGGTGGCGGCGGTGGTGGTGGTCAGGGAAGCAGCACGAGTTTCCCGCGCAGGCCGCCGCGCTCGGCACGGCGATGCGCCTCGGCTGCCTCCGCGAGCGGCAGGGTGGCGGCGACCCGGGTGCGCAGGCGGCCGTCGGCGACGGCCTCGACCAGGTCGTGCAGGGCGAGGCGGTCCGGGCGTACCAGAACTGTCTCCTGACGCACCTGCCGGTCCGGATCGATCGGCGGTGCCGGACGCGTGCTCACCAGCGTGCCGCCCGCGGCGGCCAGATCAAGGACAGGACCGCTTATCGGTACGGCGTCGAGCACGGCGGGCACCGGATCGATGGCGAGTCCCGCCGAGCGGGGCAGGACGGTGTGCACGCCGAGGCCGGCGACCCAGTCGTCGTCCCCGTGCGTGGCGCCGGCCAGCACGGTGTGCCCGGCCCGCACCGTGAGCTGGGCCGCGAAACCGCCGACGCCGCCGCTCGCGCCGGTGATCAGCAGGATGGTCGGTGCGTCGAGCGCCAGCATCGCCAGGGCCCGGTGCGCGGTCAGCGCGTTGAGCGGCACGGTGGCGGCGAGCACCGGGTCGAGGCCGGCGGGCACCGGGACCAGCCAGTCGGCGTCGGCGGCGACCAGTTCGGCGTAGCCGCCGGGGGTGCCGCGGGTCAGGTACCAGGGGATCATCCCGGCGACGGTGTCGCCGGGGGAGAGGCCGGAGACGCGATCGCCGACGGTGATCACCTGGCCGGCGATGTCCCAGCCGGGGACGAACGGCGGGGGCACCGGGCCGCCCGGGATCCGGCCGGTGCGGGCGGCCAGGTCGGCGGGGTGCACGGCGGCGGCGTGCACGCGGACCAGCACCTGGCCGATTCCCGGCACGGGGTCGGGCCGCTCGACGAGTCGGAGCACTTCCGGGCCGCCCAGGGCGGTGACTTCCACGGCACGCATCGCAGCCTCCCTGTCAGCAGCACATATTACTGACAATCGATGCGCGGTGGGCCGGGCGTCCCGCCGTCGGGGCTGAGGGGAAGTGTCAGGTACACGCTGTTCGGGTCCGGCGAGTAGTCGGCGAACGGTGGGCACGTCACGAACCCGTGCCGGGCGTACAGGCGTCGGGCCGGCGCGAAGAACTCCTGCGATCCGGTTTCCAGGCTGACGGTGCGGTAGCCACGCCGGCGGCACTCGTCGAGCAGGAACGCGAGCAGGTGCGCGGCCACGCCCCGGCCACGGGCCTGCGGCCGGGTCCGCATCGCCTTGATCTCACCGGCGGACGGGCTGAGCTGCTTCAGGGCGCCGCAGCCCAGCAGCTCGGCCGCCGCCCAGACCGTCCAGAACGACACGCCGGGTGCGCGCAGCCCCGCATGGTCGAGCGCGTGCACGCTCTCGGCGGGGGACGTCGCGTGCATGTCGCTGAGATGGTCGGCGATCAGTTGCTGGACCTCGGGGCGGCTGAGGTCGTCGGGTTCGATCCGCAGTGGTCCGGGCTGCTCGTGCGTGATCACGCCGACAAGTATGGGGCAGCGGTGTCTCGCGACCGTTTCGGCGTGCGTTGGCCGCGCCGGTCATCGCGCCGCGTCGCGGTAGCGCAGCCATGCGGCGAACGCCCGCAGCTCGGCCTCCTGCTCGGCCGTCAACCAGGACGTGTCGGCCGGCAAGCTACGGGTGACGTGCTGCGCGCTGACCCGATAGGGCCGGGGCGGCAGCTTCAACGCCTCACGTGTGGCCGCATCCACTTGTTGGAGCGTGGCGCGGGCGTCATCGTCCGGCAGGTCGAGGTGCTCAGCGAGCCGCTGCTGCGCCATGGCCAGCGCCGGCAGCGCCGCGTCGTACACCGCGCGCCCCTGCTCCGTCAGTTCGACCAGCGTGCTGCGCCGGTCGGCGGCGTTGGGCGTGCGCGCCAGTTCGCCGCGCGCCTGACAGCGACGCAGCATGGCTGACAGCGTCGTGGGTGACATGCCGGTCCACTGCGACAGCTGGGTGGCTGTCACCGGGCCGAGATCGCTGACCAAGCCGTAGAGCGCGAACTCGTCGACGGACAACGGACTGTCGGCGAGTTCCTCGGCGACGAGCGCGGTGGCCACCGACGAGAGCAGCCAGATGTCGACGAGAACGTTCTTGGGGCCCGGCACGGAGGGCAGCATACCAACCGGTCATTGCATTATCGCAGTTACTAGTGCGAAAATGCACTATCTGATGTGCCTACCCCTCGGAGGTCTCACCGTG
This window of the Actinoplanes oblitus genome carries:
- a CDS encoding TIGR03086 family metal-binding protein — its product is MSYSDLPPAERHRQIAAGFTSRVEGAKHWDGPSPVAEWTARDVVRHLVEWLPGFLDSGAGVTLPAGPRVDDDPVAAWRHHTAAVQELLDDPATPHRRLDNPHIGALPLDQAIDRFYTSDVFMHTWDLARATAQDDRLDTGECATMLSGLEPADAMLRASGQYGPRVPVPDDADVQTRMIAFIGRDPYWTPA
- a CDS encoding NADP-dependent oxidoreductase, producing MRAVEVTALGGPEVLRLVERPDPVPGIGQVLVRVHAAAVHPADLAARTGRIPGGPVPPPFVPGWDIAGQVITVGDRVSGLSPGDTVAGMIPWYLTRGTPGGYAELVAADADWLVPVPAGLDPVLAATVPLNALTAHRALAMLALDAPTILLITGASGGVGGFAAQLTVRAGHTVLAGATHGDDDWVAGLGVHTVLPRSAGLAIDPVPAVLDAVPISGPVLDLAAAGGTLVSTRPAPPIDPDRQVRQETVLVRPDRLALHDLVEAVADGRLRTRVAATLPLAEAAEAHRRAERGGLRGKLVLLP
- a CDS encoding GNAT family N-acetyltransferase — encoded protein: MITHEQPGPLRIEPDDLSRPEVQQLIADHLSDMHATSPAESVHALDHAGLRAPGVSFWTVWAAAELLGCGALKQLSPSAGEIKAMRTRPQARGRGVAAHLLAFLLDECRRRGYRTVSLETGSQEFFAPARRLYARHGFVTCPPFADYSPDPNSVYLTLPLSPDGGTPGPPRIDCQ
- a CDS encoding MarR family winged helix-turn-helix transcriptional regulator, with amino-acid sequence MPGPKNVLVDIWLLSSVATALVAEELADSPLSVDEFALYGLVSDLGPVTATQLSQWTGMSPTTLSAMLRRCQARGELARTPNAADRRSTLVELTEQGRAVYDAALPALAMAQQRLAEHLDLPDDDARATLQQVDAATREALKLPPRPYRVSAQHVTRSLPADTSWLTAEQEAELRAFAAWLRYRDAAR